One stretch of Brevibacillus laterosporus DNA includes these proteins:
- a CDS encoding peptidase: protein MSQNQQLYTYRVGQKIILRKQSDQFVVRALPNELEKKMGITDAEQVSSASSRVTTRTTDLENLMTRARDVAPTHHAYYIADTNDEFLITDRVFVTFCEPISSEEVSAFAQRYGLVMLEVFGDRDYLFRLTNLTDMNPVKLVVHLTEKEPLVKSAEHDLNQRMSTCALLLPTDSFYLQQWHLHTRFFHPDFDPRASTRCEKAWQLLGNYGSSDVVVGITDDGCMLNHPDFNATAKFAGWGYFEGDRLITNIDIGADPSKMYESDYNHGTSCAGVIAAEVNASLTVGAAPGCRLLPIKWQSSGPYLSISDSKLLTALTYISDKIDVLSNSWGGDPITNWIPLVTNKITELSQTGGRRGKGIVFLWAAGNENSPIQYTASLDVPYTNGWSDDGTVWIGVETSRRFEHNLTRIPGVMHVAALTSSAKRSHYSNYGTGISICAPTNNSHKYRRLQLRGLGITTVTGSPEQVTQQFGGTSSATPLVAGIAALAISANQDLTALEVVSILKRTASKNLNFEGYPRTPPTIFNPDTSWDISPIAPFNRGNFIDTGDPNGTWSPWFGHGRIDALGAVQESLNRNRTGAGVLQEI from the coding sequence ATGTCACAGAACCAGCAGCTCTATACATATCGAGTAGGTCAAAAAATTATTCTCAGAAAGCAGTCGGATCAATTTGTGGTTCGGGCACTTCCGAACGAACTGGAGAAGAAGATGGGAATTACAGATGCAGAACAGGTTTCGTCGGCTTCTTCTCGTGTAACTACCCGGACAACAGATTTGGAAAACCTAATGACCAGAGCCAGGGATGTCGCACCTACCCATCACGCTTACTACATCGCTGATACCAATGATGAGTTCCTAATCACCGATCGCGTCTTTGTTACATTTTGTGAACCAATTTCCTCTGAAGAGGTTTCTGCATTCGCCCAGCGATATGGCTTGGTAATGCTAGAGGTCTTCGGTGATCGTGATTACCTCTTCCGGCTAACCAACCTCACAGACATGAACCCGGTGAAACTTGTGGTTCATTTAACTGAAAAGGAGCCTCTCGTAAAGTCCGCGGAACATGACCTTAACCAACGTATGAGTACCTGTGCTTTGTTACTTCCGACGGATTCTTTTTATTTACAGCAGTGGCACTTGCATACTCGATTCTTTCATCCTGATTTCGATCCGCGTGCGTCAACGCGATGCGAGAAGGCTTGGCAACTTCTCGGTAATTACGGTAGCTCCGACGTGGTTGTCGGCATCACAGATGATGGATGCATGCTGAACCATCCTGACTTCAACGCGACAGCGAAGTTTGCTGGTTGGGGGTATTTTGAAGGAGATCGGCTTATTACCAATATTGATATAGGCGCAGATCCAAGCAAGATGTATGAATCGGACTACAACCATGGAACCTCGTGTGCAGGAGTTATCGCAGCCGAAGTAAACGCGTCGCTCACCGTCGGTGCAGCTCCGGGGTGCCGACTTTTGCCAATTAAGTGGCAATCCTCAGGACCTTACTTGTCTATCAGTGATTCAAAATTATTGACAGCACTTACCTACATTTCCGACAAAATAGACGTCTTGTCGAATTCGTGGGGAGGTGACCCTATAACAAATTGGATACCTCTGGTAACAAACAAAATCACTGAGCTGTCTCAAACCGGGGGAAGGCGAGGCAAAGGAATTGTTTTCCTTTGGGCAGCCGGAAACGAGAATAGCCCTATCCAGTACACTGCCTCCTTAGATGTTCCTTATACTAACGGATGGTCTGATGATGGCACGGTTTGGATAGGAGTTGAGACGTCTCGCCGATTCGAGCACAATTTAACAAGAATTCCTGGAGTGATGCACGTTGCAGCCTTAACTAGCTCAGCAAAGCGGAGTCACTACTCAAATTATGGAACAGGAATTTCCATATGTGCTCCAACTAATAACAGTCATAAGTATCGCCGATTGCAACTACGGGGGCTTGGTATCACCACGGTAACGGGTTCGCCAGAACAGGTGACCCAACAATTTGGTGGGACCTCAAGCGCAACTCCACTCGTAGCCGGCATCGCAGCCCTGGCGATTTCAGCGAATCAGGACCTGACAGCCCTTGAGGTTGTTTCCATACTCAAACGGACAGCATCAAAGAATTTGAACTTTGAAGGTTATCCTCGTACTCCGCCCACTATCTTTAATCCTGACACATCCTGGGATATATCGCCTATTGCTCCCTTTAACCGAGGCAATTTCATCGATACAGGCGATCCTAACGGGACGTGGAGCCCCTGGTTCGGACATGGAAGGATAGACGCCCTAGGTGCTGTACAGGAATCACTTAATAGGAATAGAACAGGAGCAGGCGTATTACAAGAAATCTAA
- a CDS encoding GHKL domain-containing protein: MFKQVRNKFLILNMSIISVLMITAFSVIYFITYNNIQSENLNKLSALSVGPTLDVPVDVTVTMDSITKMDGTVMDAQAFSISSDYSMSFHIQVDDNGVIQKINSFIDMADETYERAAELAWHDKKDNSVINIDGKKWMYKISPEKGSAMIRTENDVMQYSTDGGQTWGVDHPGVINQENNNSQITFLDVTDTSKTLTGLFITFLSVGMVMLFVIYVISIYFANRAIKPISVFWDKQKQFIADASHELKTPLAIISANYDALMTNEDETIKSQKKWLEYIQAETTRMIKLVNELLYLAKNDDAEIKLQYFSFDISQAVNNVILSMEAVAFEKNVTIIQHIEPDLMIKSDMDKIKQVITILLDNAIKYTEQNGQIEISLKKVKKRIVFSIKNSCEGLTKQDLPKLFDRFYRKDTARTHENGNYGLGLSIAKTIIERLGGRIYAESIESKSVTFIFML, from the coding sequence ATGTTTAAACAAGTGCGCAATAAATTCTTGATACTTAATATGTCGATCATATCGGTATTGATGATAACGGCTTTTTCTGTTATTTATTTCATTACGTATAACAACATTCAGAGCGAAAACCTGAACAAACTGAGCGCTTTATCTGTCGGGCCGACATTAGATGTTCCTGTAGATGTAACTGTAACAATGGATTCTATAACGAAGATGGATGGAACTGTCATGGACGCTCAAGCTTTCTCCATCTCCTCTGATTACTCTATGTCATTTCATATACAGGTTGACGATAATGGCGTGATACAAAAAATTAACTCTTTTATCGACATGGCAGATGAAACATATGAAAGAGCCGCCGAACTTGCGTGGCATGATAAAAAAGATAATTCCGTTATCAATATTGACGGGAAAAAGTGGATGTATAAAATATCGCCTGAAAAAGGAAGCGCAATGATAAGAACGGAAAACGACGTTATGCAATATTCCACAGACGGCGGGCAAACATGGGGTGTGGACCATCCCGGTGTTATCAATCAGGAAAATAATAATTCTCAGATTACATTTTTAGATGTAACTGATACAAGCAAAACACTTACAGGTCTGTTTATAACGTTTCTTTCTGTGGGAATGGTTATGCTGTTTGTAATTTATGTAATTAGTATTTATTTTGCAAACAGAGCTATCAAGCCTATTTCTGTCTTCTGGGATAAACAGAAACAATTTATAGCGGACGCCTCACATGAATTAAAAACACCCTTAGCAATTATTTCAGCTAATTATGACGCATTGATGACAAACGAGGACGAAACAATTAAAAGCCAGAAAAAATGGCTGGAATATATCCAGGCTGAAACAACACGAATGATTAAGCTTGTAAATGAACTTTTATATTTGGCAAAGAATGATGATGCGGAAATTAAACTGCAATATTTTTCTTTTGATATAAGTCAAGCCGTGAATAATGTTATCTTGTCAATGGAAGCCGTAGCTTTTGAGAAGAATGTTACGATTATTCAGCATATAGAACCCGATTTAATGATAAAAAGCGATATGGATAAGATTAAACAGGTCATTACAATTTTATTGGATAATGCAATAAAATATACCGAACAAAATGGACAAATTGAAATAAGCTTAAAAAAGGTAAAAAAGCGTATCGTCTTTTCTATTAAAAACAGTTGTGAAGGCTTAACCAAGCAGGATTTACCAAAGCTGTTCGACAGGTTTTATCGTAAAGACACAGCGCGGACGCATGAAAACGGCAATTATGGTTTGGGTCTCTCTATAGCAAAAACAATTATTGAGAGGCTAGGTGGCAGGATTTATGCTGAAAGTATCGAGAGCAAAAGCGTCACATTCATTTTTATGCTTTAA
- a CDS encoding DNA-binding response regulator yields MRILMVEDEKFMAEAIEQVLKKNHYSVDLAFNGEDGLDCGLSGIYDIILLDIMLPKMNGITVLKELRKNGIDTPVILVTAKGETSDKVTGLDSGADDYLAKPFPTEELLARLRALGRRKSELICDNVLKYGDIELNPHILTLRCRKSEFKLTLKECQLLELLIQRQSVIISKDSIIEKIWGYETDAEDNHVEVYISFLRKKLSSLKSCVSIQTMRGAGYCLKSK; encoded by the coding sequence ATGAGAATTTTAATGGTTGAAGATGAAAAGTTTATGGCGGAAGCAATCGAGCAGGTTTTAAAAAAGAATCATTACAGTGTTGATCTGGCTTTTAATGGTGAAGACGGTTTGGATTGTGGACTTTCCGGCATATACGATATCATCCTTCTTGATATTATGTTGCCAAAAATGAATGGAATAACCGTGCTTAAAGAATTGCGCAAGAATGGTATAGATACCCCTGTTATACTAGTAACCGCCAAAGGAGAAACATCAGACAAAGTGACCGGTCTTGACAGCGGTGCCGATGATTACCTTGCCAAGCCTTTTCCAACCGAGGAATTATTGGCGCGTTTAAGGGCATTAGGGCGCAGGAAAAGCGAGTTGATTTGTGATAACGTTTTAAAGTATGGCGATATTGAGTTAAACCCCCATATCCTTACGCTTCGTTGCAGAAAAAGCGAGTTTAAATTAACCTTGAAGGAATGCCAGTTACTGGAATTGTTAATTCAAAGACAAAGCGTAATTATATCTAAAGATAGCATTATTGAAAAGATTTGGGGCTATGAAACGGACGCCGAGGACAACCATGTGGAAGTGTATATCTCTTTTTTAAGGAAGAAATTAAGCAGTTTAAAATCATGTGTGTCCATACAAACCATGCGAGGCGCGGGGTATTGTTTAAAGTCTAAGTAA
- a CDS encoding dipeptidase translates to MKQLKTFIDKHKIQMVDDLIKCIQIPSISTIDSYKEDVLYCAQHLSQLLFQIGFENVQLLKCKGHPAVYADWLHAKGKPTVLIYGHYDVQPVDPLEEWHSHPFQPEIRDDYLYGRGATDNKGQLFMQIKALETLFHTNQTLPINVKLLIEGEEEIGSSSMPEILQDFSELLIADLIVISDTAMLEEQVPAICYGLRGLLGFELCVQGPNRDLHSGSIYGGTVQNPIHAIAQLLSSMKDETGFITIEGFYDNVVELSEEERKNLYSLPFSSEKLKEDLNVSNLFGEEGFTPLERVWARPTLEVNRISGGYQEEGIKTIIPAKVTAKITCRIVPNQSPHDLKTYIQKHIESNTPPGVNIEICWDQHSNPYFISPDHPLILQAAQSLECVFQKPVQFIRAGGSIPAVEMLHNQFQIPIILIGFSHSSANVHSANENLSLQKFENGILSLCHYYLQLGNEINITKHEIKM, encoded by the coding sequence TTGAAACAATTAAAAACATTTATAGATAAACATAAGATTCAGATGGTAGATGATCTAATCAAATGCATCCAGATTCCAAGTATTAGTACCATAGATTCTTATAAAGAAGATGTTCTTTATTGTGCTCAGCATCTAAGTCAGCTTCTATTTCAAATTGGATTTGAAAATGTACAACTATTAAAGTGTAAGGGTCATCCAGCAGTTTATGCTGATTGGCTTCATGCAAAAGGAAAGCCTACTGTACTCATTTATGGGCATTATGATGTACAACCAGTGGATCCCTTAGAAGAATGGCACTCCCATCCTTTTCAACCGGAAATTAGAGATGATTATCTTTATGGCAGAGGAGCTACAGACAATAAAGGACAACTATTTATGCAAATAAAGGCATTAGAAACACTTTTTCATACCAATCAAACATTACCTATTAATGTAAAGCTTCTAATTGAAGGTGAGGAAGAGATTGGGAGTTCTAGCATGCCGGAAATTCTACAAGATTTCTCAGAATTATTGATTGCTGATCTAATTGTTATCTCAGATACTGCTATGTTAGAGGAACAAGTTCCCGCTATTTGTTATGGTCTAAGAGGCTTACTAGGCTTTGAACTATGTGTACAAGGTCCAAACAGAGATTTACATTCTGGTAGTATTTATGGAGGAACTGTACAGAACCCTATTCATGCTATAGCTCAGCTATTAAGCTCTATGAAAGATGAAACAGGCTTTATTACAATCGAAGGCTTCTATGATAATGTAGTGGAACTTTCCGAAGAAGAACGGAAAAACTTATATTCCCTTCCTTTTTCATCTGAAAAACTCAAAGAAGATCTTAATGTATCAAATTTATTTGGTGAAGAAGGATTTACACCTTTAGAAAGAGTTTGGGCAAGACCCACTCTAGAAGTTAATCGAATTAGCGGAGGTTATCAAGAAGAAGGTATAAAAACAATTATTCCAGCGAAAGTAACAGCCAAGATAACTTGTCGTATAGTCCCCAATCAAAGTCCTCATGATTTAAAAACATATATACAAAAACATATTGAGTCTAACACTCCACCTGGAGTAAATATAGAAATCTGTTGGGATCAGCACTCGAATCCGTACTTTATCTCACCAGATCATCCTTTGATCTTACAAGCTGCTCAATCTTTAGAGTGTGTATTTCAAAAACCTGTACAGTTTATTCGTGCAGGGGGATCAATTCCAGCAGTAGAAATGCTACACAATCAGTTTCAAATTCCTATTATCTTAATTGGATTTAGTCACTCCTCAGCTAATGTTCATTCAGCAAATGAAAACTTGTCACTACAGAAATTTGAAAATGGTATACTGTCACTTTGCCATTATTATCTTCAATTGGGTAATGAAATTAATATAACTAAGCATGAAATAAAAATGTAG
- a CDS encoding sigma-70 family RNA polymerase sigma factor has translation MNKLNKESTRLTEQQFSEHIEACKEKLYRFAFCYVKNEQEALEIVSEATYKAFLSFRKMKNPEYFESWISRIVINCSLDHIRRNKKYTYMEDSPTGFAAKESPVSLEEKWDLYEALDQLAPEDRAFIILKFFEGQRFKDMAEVLELPENTVKTKFYRILNKLKKHLIKEEVDIT, from the coding sequence GTGAACAAACTGAACAAGGAATCTACTAGATTAACAGAGCAGCAGTTCAGTGAACATATAGAGGCCTGCAAAGAAAAGCTGTATCGGTTCGCTTTCTGTTACGTGAAGAATGAACAGGAAGCTTTGGAAATCGTGTCTGAAGCTACGTACAAAGCCTTTTTGTCCTTTAGAAAAATGAAAAACCCGGAATACTTTGAGAGCTGGATCAGCCGGATTGTTATCAACTGCTCCCTGGACCATATTAGGCGTAACAAGAAGTATACGTATATGGAGGATAGCCCGACAGGATTTGCAGCCAAAGAAAGTCCGGTTTCGCTGGAGGAGAAATGGGATTTGTATGAGGCGCTGGATCAGCTTGCTCCGGAAGATAGAGCATTCATCATTCTCAAATTTTTCGAGGGTCAGCGGTTTAAAGACATGGCGGAAGTGTTAGAACTGCCAGAAAATACCGTCAAAACAAAATTTTACCGGATATTAAACAAACTAAAAAAGCATCTAATTAAGGAAGAGGTTGATATCACATGA
- a CDS encoding SPOR domain-containing protein, translated as MTGKERYENIEIPSRLSGVIHQAQNQGRIYTRKKKLIGGSSLVAACAAILITVNVPSVAMALSDVPVLGSIVKVLQVGGGGERTDGVSITTTARDNTLNIHFNMNGEQAMSAPAYKVDHKEAPDRLIFTFNGVRDLDYAKLQEDIKALSNVKDVYNNVILDDSAFRFVVELKDNIDYSVSEYQKPGYIQLKLFAAEKTEKAQEVFYVRSQTMEFGEMLGILDEQYAQDGSSVIKTKNGKYVVALGGFQSRTEAEEILHKLSAREDYNEPLHVDSWMSNENPQ; from the coding sequence ATGACAGGAAAAGAGCGCTACGAAAATATAGAGATTCCATCCCGTCTCTCCGGAGTTATTCATCAGGCCCAGAATCAGGGACGTATTTACACACGAAAAAAGAAGCTTATTGGTGGTTCCTCTCTTGTGGCTGCTTGTGCCGCCATACTGATTACCGTCAACGTGCCGAGTGTAGCCATGGCTCTGTCCGATGTGCCAGTATTAGGCTCCATAGTTAAAGTTCTGCAGGTCGGTGGCGGAGGAGAACGGACGGACGGCGTCTCCATCACGACAACGGCAAGGGACAACACTCTAAACATTCATTTCAACATGAATGGCGAACAAGCAATGAGTGCCCCAGCTTACAAGGTTGATCACAAGGAAGCACCGGACCGACTTATCTTCACCTTTAATGGAGTCCGTGATCTCGATTATGCGAAACTGCAAGAGGACATCAAGGCTCTCTCGAATGTAAAGGATGTCTATAACAATGTCATTTTAGATGATTCCGCATTCCGCTTTGTGGTTGAGCTCAAGGATAACATCGATTATTCCGTATCCGAGTACCAAAAACCCGGTTATATCCAGCTAAAATTATTTGCCGCTGAGAAGACAGAGAAAGCACAAGAGGTCTTCTACGTCCGGAGCCAAACGATGGAGTTTGGTGAAATGCTGGGAATACTCGACGAGCAATATGCCCAAGACGGCAGCAGTGTAATCAAAACAAAGAACGGTAAGTATGTCGTTGCATTGGGCGGGTTCCAGTCCCGCACTGAGGCAGAGGAGATTCTCCATAAATTATCTGCCCGGGAGGATTACAACGAACCCCTTCATGTCGATAGCTGGATGAGCAATGAAAATCCTCAATAG
- a CDS encoding galactose oxidase, which yields MNLKKIGLFALAMIMTLFSFQPHSLAAPVDEYIWTEKSPMPTGRFGMGSLVYDDKIYVYGGSGSGGRTAIFEMYDPKTNQWEQLSSSSISRYLVQFVEHQDKFYAIGGVGTSDATNVVEEYDPFSNQWTNKQPMPTPRYNVGAISIGDYIYTFGGYGIKNTFTDVVEVFNTKTNSWDTKNSMPVKTSETIPFKINNSIYVLAYTKPGETPSIYNYNPAQDTWTHIAEMPSEVTLPRNVIVYNEKVFFPSDKNLFYYDLKSKNLIKYPAAPLNKAIHNFEIINNRLYAMGEFPNLDSFLELNLSDLVNPNPDPDPDPNPTGNALLVIYMDSGLIKEFEMTNEEIRTFTEWYEDRAKGNGREAYIVNKKYNIGPFNSRKDFISYSHIESFEVQEYSR from the coding sequence ATGAACCTAAAGAAAATAGGACTATTCGCTTTAGCGATGATCATGACTTTGTTTAGTTTTCAGCCGCATTCGTTAGCAGCACCAGTAGATGAATATATTTGGACAGAAAAAAGTCCGATGCCAACAGGAAGATTTGGAATGGGGAGTTTAGTTTATGATGATAAAATTTATGTATATGGTGGAAGTGGAAGTGGTGGAAGAACAGCAATCTTTGAGATGTATGATCCCAAAACAAATCAGTGGGAACAATTATCTAGTTCTTCAATTAGTAGGTATTTAGTACAGTTTGTAGAGCATCAGGATAAATTTTATGCGATTGGTGGAGTTGGAACTAGTGACGCAACCAATGTCGTTGAAGAGTATGATCCATTCTCAAATCAGTGGACTAATAAACAACCTATGCCAACCCCACGTTATAATGTGGGCGCTATTTCTATAGGTGATTATATTTATACCTTTGGTGGATACGGGATTAAGAATACTTTCACTGACGTTGTAGAGGTATTCAATACCAAAACAAATAGTTGGGATACCAAAAACTCAATGCCTGTTAAAACCTCCGAAACGATTCCTTTTAAGATAAACAACTCAATCTATGTACTTGCTTATACTAAACCTGGAGAAACTCCATCTATTTATAATTATAACCCTGCACAAGATACATGGACACATATTGCTGAAATGCCTTCAGAAGTTACTTTGCCTAGGAATGTAATAGTCTACAATGAAAAGGTTTTCTTTCCAAGTGATAAGAATTTATTTTATTATGATTTAAAATCAAAAAATCTGATAAAGTATCCTGCTGCACCCTTAAATAAGGCTATCCATAATTTTGAAATAATTAATAATAGGCTTTACGCTATGGGAGAATTTCCGAATCTTGACTCTTTCTTAGAATTAAATCTTTCGGATTTAGTTAATCCTAATCCAGATCCTGATCCAGACCCGAATCCAACCGGAAACGCACTCTTAGTCATTTACATGGACAGTGGTTTAATCAAAGAATTTGAGATGACAAATGAAGAAATCAGAACCTTTACCGAATGGTATGAAGATAGAGCAAAAGGAAACGGAAGAGAAGCATACATCGTTAATAAGAAATACAACATCGGACCTTTCAATTCAAGAAAAGACTTCATTAGCTACAGTCACATCGAAAGCTTTGAAGTACAAGAATACAGTAGATAA
- a CDS encoding IS3 family transposase: MYPITEVCMVLGVSRSGYYKYLSTRNLHRDKSMKKRIRTIYEQRKGIYGYRRIQAELLRQFGCRVTHKKVLRIMQNLGLKAIIRRKRAYMTTYQAKVSDGRIADHLLNRDFTAQEPNQKWVTDVTQYRIGEERIYLSAIKDLCTHEIIAYHISYIYFYNEERLQLKLNKLTPSEFRRQLAA; encoded by the coding sequence ATGTATCCAATTACAGAGGTTTGTATGGTATTAGGGGTTTCGAGAAGTGGCTATTACAAGTACCTCTCCACTAGAAACTTGCATAGGGATAAGTCGATGAAAAAACGGATCAGAACGATCTATGAACAAAGGAAAGGGATATACGGATATCGTAGAATTCAAGCTGAACTGTTACGTCAATTTGGTTGTAGGGTTACTCATAAGAAAGTATTACGCATCATGCAAAATTTGGGACTCAAAGCCATCATTCGCCGTAAACGTGCCTATATGACTACCTATCAAGCAAAGGTATCGGATGGGCGTATTGCGGATCATTTACTCAACCGTGATTTTACCGCTCAAGAGCCTAATCAAAAATGGGTAACTGACGTTACTCAATATCGAATCGGTGAGGAACGTATCTACCTTTCCGCAATCAAAGATTTATGCACGCATGAGATTATCGCTTATCACATCAGTTACATTTATTTTTACAACGAAGAACGTCTTCAACTGAAGCTAAATAAACTGACGCCTAGTGAATTTAGGCGTCAGTTAGCGGCCTAA
- a CDS encoding DUF2935 domain-containing protein, protein MNKNSCDDIPFEHRFWLQILGDHSRFIFESLAPKEQTDIEQANYFIHTFDRLLDYARRNLSTNEVKTLNQQANSETQNLRQFKLHLLEQHLIGKISISLPPTFINHMVNELEEYQRILEACLSDNWPPTSHPLYYHLFWLLDAVGHADTITSHLDMVEHDYKQKSKHFTKQFEHFHLKAIELAGYLRTNLSDFPALHRFNHEAEMEIQLFQAFLHELEELRLKDEVLGTLSPLMADHMSREECYYLMKLSEVSDVKSPDCYPTRPRIE, encoded by the coding sequence GTGAATAAAAATTCTTGCGATGATATTCCGTTTGAACACCGTTTTTGGCTACAAATCCTAGGGGATCATTCCAGATTTATTTTTGAATCATTGGCTCCGAAAGAGCAAACAGATATCGAGCAGGCTAACTACTTTATCCACACATTTGACAGATTATTAGATTATGCACGTAGGAATTTGTCAACTAATGAAGTCAAGACACTCAACCAACAAGCAAATTCCGAGACACAAAATCTACGCCAGTTTAAGCTTCATCTTCTAGAACAACATCTTATTGGTAAAATTTCTATCAGTCTTCCTCCAACTTTTATAAACCATATGGTTAATGAACTGGAAGAATATCAACGAATCCTTGAGGCTTGTCTATCCGATAATTGGCCTCCTACATCTCATCCCCTTTACTATCATCTGTTTTGGCTCTTGGATGCTGTGGGGCATGCTGATACCATCACTTCACACCTAGATATGGTGGAACATGACTACAAGCAAAAAAGCAAGCACTTTACAAAACAATTTGAACATTTTCATCTCAAAGCAATCGAATTAGCCGGTTACCTACGGACAAATTTATCAGACTTCCCAGCGCTACATCGTTTTAATCATGAGGCTGAAATGGAAATTCAACTATTTCAGGCCTTTTTGCATGAATTGGAGGAGCTACGCTTAAAGGATGAGGTATTAGGAACGTTGTCTCCACTTATGGCCGATCATATGTCACGGGAAGAGTGTTATTATTTGATGAAGCTATCCGAAGTGTCCGATGTGAAATCACCTGACTGTTATCCAACCAGACCCCGGATTGAATAA
- a CDS encoding LysM peptidoglycan-binding domain-containing protein: protein MSPYSFESFPYTIQPGDTYWLLAQRFRTPVYEIVAANPGVDPYYLFVGQVICIPFVQYSMPFSCPRPSPYQNVHECISQAEVDLKSLMRTLWEQHVYWTRMVIISIAANLPDEELVTKRLLRNAPDMANALKPFYGEENAATFERLIRDHLVIAVQLVKAAKAGDSKAVANAEKRWYKNADEIASFLNSINPYWSEEDIRKMFYEHLALTKAEAVYRLNKNYASDIATFDKIEQQALEMADAFTDGIVKQFPYIFTK, encoded by the coding sequence ATGAGTCCATACTCTTTTGAGTCATTTCCTTACACTATACAACCAGGGGATACCTACTGGTTGTTAGCTCAACGATTTAGAACACCCGTGTATGAAATTGTTGCTGCCAATCCAGGCGTAGATCCTTACTATCTTTTTGTGGGTCAGGTTATTTGCATCCCTTTTGTACAATACTCCATGCCATTTTCATGCCCAAGACCTTCGCCTTATCAAAATGTACATGAATGCATTAGCCAAGCTGAGGTTGATTTAAAAAGTCTCATGCGCACTCTTTGGGAACAGCATGTTTATTGGACGAGGATGGTTATTATCAGCATCGCAGCTAATTTGCCAGATGAAGAACTGGTTACTAAACGGTTGCTCCGTAATGCTCCTGATATGGCGAATGCTTTAAAACCATTCTATGGTGAAGAAAATGCTGCCACATTTGAACGTTTGATAAGAGATCACTTAGTAATTGCCGTTCAGCTTGTTAAAGCAGCAAAGGCTGGAGATAGCAAAGCAGTAGCTAATGCAGAAAAACGCTGGTATAAGAATGCAGATGAAATTGCATCTTTCCTCAATAGCATCAATCCATACTGGTCGGAGGAAGACATTAGGAAAATGTTTTATGAGCATCTTGCATTAACTAAAGCTGAAGCAGTCTATAGACTAAATAAAAACTACGCATCGGATATTGCAACATTTGACAAAATTGAGCAACAAGCGTTAGAAATGGCTGACGCTTTTACTGACGGAATTGTAAAACAGTTTCCATATATCTTCACAAAGTAG